Sequence from the Ancalomicrobiaceae bacterium S20 genome:
ATGATCGCCGAGGCCGAGCCGCCCGGCGAGCGGCGCGATCTCGGCGACGTCGCCGGCGAAGGGCCGGAGCAGCGTCGCGAGATTGCGCAGCGTCGAGCGGCGGTCGAGCCGGCCCATGTAGATGTTGTGGAACACCGACAGGGGCGGCACGAGCGCGTGGTCCTGCGGCACGAGCGCGGTCGCGACCCTGTCGGCCGCGAGCCGCGCGCGGATCGCGCCGAGCAGCGTCGACTTGCCGGCGCCGCTCTTGCCGAGCAGAGCCACCCGCTCGCCGCGCTCGACGCCAAGCGTCAGGCCGGCCAGCACCGGCCGGCCGCCATAGCCGAGATCCGCGCCCTCGAACCGGACCAGCATGGTCAGTCGAGCAGCTGGAGTTCTTTGGCCGTCTCCTCGATCGGCGCGTAGTCGGCGTTGGTCGCCGGCACGAACTTCGAGCGCGGGAAGGCTTTCAGGATCTCCGGATCGTCGATGGCGAGCAACGCGGCCTTGACCTTGTCGATGAAGCCGGGGCCGAAGGTCTTGTCGACATCGCCGCGGATGGTGAAGTTGTAGTCGGGGAAGGACGGCGTCTTCCACAGGATCTTCACGACCTTCGGATCGACCTTTCCGGCCGCG
This genomic interval carries:
- a CDS encoding ATP-binding cassette domain-containing protein, which translates into the protein MLVRFEGADLGYGGRPVLAGLTLGVERGERVALLGKSGAGKSTLLGAIRARLAADRVATALVPQDHALVPPLSVFHNIYMGRLDRRSTLRNLATLLRPFAGDVAEIAPLAGRLGLGDHLWQKVEALSGGQRQRTAVGRALHAGGAVLLADEPVSALDERQSVDVLGLLTERFETSIVALHDVDLARATATRLIGIAAGRIVFDGRAEAVPRSEIEALYG